A stretch of the Leptospira bandrabouensis genome encodes the following:
- a CDS encoding methylmalonyl-CoA mutase family protein, with protein MNEFLFSDFPEVSTEDWKNQILKDLKGSPWDKVTWETEEGFRIEPFYRKEDLPELPRVYKRKPGWHVTETVTAESELTDLSKKGADAVVLVASGQTPLKPGLKIGSSADLERLAALTGNLPLVVSLEEKTPSFSDSLKKLSSSHNIVLGDFDPYGSALKNGELGTEENTINKSFASLSGTKGFAGVGIHSYFLRDAGASIGQELAYSLSWGVDYLNRHLNAGVSIEDASSNLWFWMGIGSDYFTEIAKFRAFRILWTEILNAYQVGLGESLPALIVARTSHFQFTAYDPHVNMLRGTTSAMSAVMGGADFVTVLPFDSEYSAQQELGKRIARNSQLLLRYESFLDKVEDPAAGSYYLEVLTKKLAETAWAQFQTLEKEGGFGEALKKGTIQKEISVRAEKKRNALANKKEILLGTNQYPLASERHPELKTSLERTNEQIATKKQSTYLPLLPVRLSFEFDKWRNLTDNHVAAGKKLPKVFLLSIGDLTMRKARAGFSSNFLGCLGYEIIDNLGFASVKEGVAKAKEQGCEIVVLCSSDEEYATYLPEFVSEMKSQLTNSWKLLAGYPKDLITQAESLGIDDFIHMKRNIVEFMEKAQTKWIGK; from the coding sequence TTGAACGAATTTTTATTTTCAGACTTCCCTGAAGTTTCCACTGAGGATTGGAAAAACCAAATCCTAAAAGATTTAAAAGGCAGTCCTTGGGACAAAGTCACTTGGGAAACAGAAGAAGGTTTCAGAATTGAACCCTTCTACCGCAAAGAAGACCTTCCCGAACTCCCCCGAGTATATAAAAGAAAACCCGGTTGGCATGTCACAGAGACCGTAACTGCAGAATCCGAACTCACTGACCTTTCCAAAAAAGGGGCAGATGCAGTGGTCCTTGTTGCCAGTGGACAAACTCCCCTTAAACCAGGATTAAAAATTGGATCTTCTGCAGACTTAGAAAGGTTAGCAGCTCTCACTGGGAATCTACCTTTGGTAGTTTCTTTAGAAGAAAAAACACCTTCCTTTTCCGACTCTTTAAAGAAACTCAGCTCTTCGCATAACATTGTACTCGGTGACTTTGATCCATATGGATCTGCTTTAAAAAACGGAGAATTAGGAACCGAAGAAAATACCATTAACAAATCCTTTGCCTCTCTTTCTGGAACCAAAGGTTTTGCGGGAGTGGGCATTCATAGTTATTTTCTTCGGGATGCAGGTGCCTCCATTGGCCAAGAACTAGCATACTCTCTATCTTGGGGAGTGGATTATTTAAACCGCCATTTAAATGCAGGTGTTTCCATTGAAGACGCAAGTTCCAACCTTTGGTTTTGGATGGGAATTGGTTCGGACTATTTCACAGAAATTGCAAAATTCCGTGCATTCCGCATCCTTTGGACAGAAATCTTAAATGCTTATCAAGTTGGACTTGGGGAATCTCTTCCTGCCCTAATTGTCGCAAGAACCTCCCATTTTCAATTCACGGCCTATGACCCACATGTGAATATGTTAAGAGGAACCACTTCTGCCATGTCTGCCGTAATGGGTGGGGCTGACTTTGTGACCGTTTTGCCATTTGATTCCGAATACTCCGCACAACAAGAGTTAGGCAAACGAATCGCAAGGAATTCCCAACTCCTACTTCGATACGAATCCTTCCTCGACAAAGTGGAGGACCCAGCTGCTGGATCCTATTACTTAGAAGTGCTCACAAAAAAACTGGCAGAAACTGCTTGGGCCCAATTCCAAACTTTGGAAAAAGAGGGTGGGTTTGGAGAAGCACTGAAAAAAGGGACCATCCAAAAAGAAATTAGTGTCCGTGCAGAGAAAAAAAGAAACGCTCTTGCCAACAAAAAAGAAATATTACTCGGAACCAACCAATACCCTCTCGCGTCCGAAAGACATCCAGAACTAAAAACTTCCTTAGAAAGAACAAACGAACAAATCGCTACGAAAAAACAAAGTACCTATTTGCCACTTCTACCGGTTCGTCTCTCCTTTGAATTTGACAAATGGAGAAATCTCACAGATAATCATGTGGCAGCAGGGAAAAAACTTCCGAAAGTTTTTTTACTCTCCATTGGGGATCTGACCATGCGAAAAGCTCGTGCTGGTTTTAGTTCCAATTTCCTCGGTTGCCTTGGGTATGAAATCATAGACAACTTAGGATTTGCTTCTGTGAAAGAAGGAGTGGCGAAGGCCAAAGAACAAGGATGCGAAATCGTTGTCCTTTGTTCGTCTGACGAAGAGTATGCGACCTACCTTCCCGAATTTGTCTCGGAAATGAAATCCCAACTCACCAATTCTTGGAAACTTCTGGCAGGGTATCCCAAAGACTTAATCACCCAAGCAGAATCACTCGGAATCGACGACTTCATCCATATGAAACGAAACATCGTAGAATTTATGGAAAAAGCCCAAACCAAATGGATCGGGAAATAA
- a CDS encoding lysoplasmalogenase, with amino-acid sequence MAKEIVLFVLYSIVHLFAIATITKEDVLYLPSKIIPILILNVALFRYFPSLGKRGKLIAIGLVFSLFGDSFLALPKQGYFVFGLGSFLIAQLIYSYAFTLDSKIKPILAIPFLLFGCSFFLILVPKLGSLLVPVGVYISAICLMGWRAAARNSNSKAFYLGLVGALVFILSDSIIAYSMFLKPDMDRFTASMGIMVTYYIAQLLIYSATKVEEIDHQTLKNT; translated from the coding sequence ATGGCTAAAGAAATTGTTTTGTTTGTTCTCTATTCTATTGTGCATCTTTTTGCGATCGCAACGATCACAAAAGAAGATGTTTTGTATCTCCCTTCGAAAATTATTCCCATACTGATTCTGAATGTAGCCCTCTTTCGCTACTTCCCCAGTTTGGGAAAACGGGGCAAATTGATTGCGATTGGCCTTGTGTTTTCACTTTTTGGAGATAGTTTTTTAGCATTACCTAAACAGGGATATTTTGTTTTTGGGCTCGGGTCTTTTCTGATTGCACAATTGATTTACTCTTACGCTTTTACCTTGGATTCTAAAATCAAACCCATCCTTGCCATTCCCTTTTTACTTTTTGGGTGCTCCTTTTTTCTAATACTGGTGCCAAAGTTAGGATCCCTACTTGTTCCTGTTGGAGTTTATATCTCCGCCATTTGCCTAATGGGTTGGCGTGCTGCTGCTAGGAATTCCAACTCCAAAGCTTTTTATTTAGGTTTGGTAGGTGCATTGGTTTTTATTCTCTCAGATTCGATCATTGCCTATTCGATGTTTCTAAAACCTGATATGGACAGATTTACCGCTTCTATGGGAATTATGGTAACGTATTATATTGCACAACTATTGATTTACTCTGCGACAAAGGTCGAAGAGATTGATCATCAAACCCTGAAAAATACTTGA
- a CDS encoding ferritin-like domain-containing protein: protein MKSLKKTSFIEAVAAAIEHEVQCFNFYLKLSESLPEGQIRELFSQLALDGDEHIKFIKEIYKSAEGKELPNLKQLSEIEKFHSSTIQKVMERLDRNKNEEVKADERKALELAIREGEDARNFYATIRNKFQDPKINLLFQKLANFNESNNSLLEAQAMAMEQSAPADQVFYWEDEELLEQVNRSAKAASKPKVTKPASKPQTVKTKPSAKKTSKPANKKSAKKAAKKAVKKAVKKAKPAKKKGKKK from the coding sequence ATGAAATCGCTAAAAAAAACATCCTTTATTGAAGCAGTTGCGGCTGCGATTGAACATGAGGTTCAATGTTTCAATTTTTATCTAAAACTTTCCGAAAGTTTGCCAGAAGGTCAAATCAGAGAATTATTCAGTCAACTTGCGTTAGATGGTGATGAACATATTAAATTCATCAAAGAAATCTATAAAAGTGCAGAAGGGAAGGAACTTCCTAACTTAAAACAACTTTCTGAAATTGAAAAATTTCATTCTTCCACTATCCAAAAGGTAATGGAAAGACTGGATCGAAACAAAAACGAAGAAGTCAAAGCAGACGAAAGAAAAGCGTTAGAACTTGCCATCAGAGAAGGGGAAGACGCACGTAATTTTTATGCGACGATTCGTAATAAGTTCCAAGATCCAAAAATCAATTTGTTATTCCAAAAGTTGGCAAATTTTAATGAATCCAACAATTCATTGTTAGAAGCACAAGCCATGGCAATGGAACAGTCGGCACCTGCTGACCAAGTTTTCTATTGGGAAGATGAGGAACTTTTGGAGCAGGTGAATCGTTCTGCAAAAGCCGCTTCAAAACCAAAAGTGACGAAACCGGCATCAAAACCACAAACAGTAAAAACAAAACCTTCGGCTAAAAAAACTTCTAAACCGGCAAACAAGAAGTCGGCGAAAAAAGCCGCTAAAAAGGCAGTGAAAAAAGCTGTTAAAAAAGCAAAACCAGCGAAGAAAAAAGGTAAGAAAAAATAG
- a CDS encoding DUF2505 family protein gives MKYQVTHTFPVSLEKLLHAREERYKHLDQFPDLKNVTLLEETKEGNIIRQKRKVSLEGSMPAVLSAALNDLSLLEESTFDITTNTHEFKISPPGKDNVFVIKGKSKYEANGAESKRSYDVDVVSSLLFVSPIVEKAIEEIHKHSLEKDRKSIAKFLGVES, from the coding sequence GTGAAATACCAAGTAACTCATACATTTCCCGTTTCCCTTGAAAAACTTTTACATGCAAGGGAGGAAAGATACAAACATCTAGATCAGTTTCCTGATTTAAAAAATGTAACTTTGTTAGAAGAAACTAAAGAGGGGAATATCATTCGCCAAAAACGAAAGGTGAGTTTGGAAGGATCCATGCCTGCCGTACTTTCGGCAGCTCTCAATGACCTTTCGCTTTTGGAAGAATCTACTTTTGATATTACTACCAACACTCATGAATTTAAAATCTCTCCTCCAGGGAAAGACAATGTATTTGTGATCAAAGGAAAAAGTAAATACGAAGCGAATGGGGCAGAGTCGAAACGTTCTTACGATGTGGATGTAGTTTCTAGTCTTCTATTTGTCTCGCCCATTGTAGAAAAGGCCATTGAAGAAATTCACAAACATAGTTTAGAAAAAGACAGAAAATCCATCGCCAAATTTTTGGGGGTTGAATCCTAA
- the pyrF gene encoding orotidine-5'-phosphate decarboxylase, producing MNLNPRSNFIQKFNARRDQLKSLLCIGLDPELEKLPKISLDSKAPLVHFTETIIRYTHSYAAAWKPNVAFFERLGAEGYFALEHMVRLMKEVSPEVPIVMDAKRGDLANTSKEYAKYFFETLGVDALTVNPYMGRDSLVPYLDLGGYIFVLGLTSNPSSQDFQKQKLLGKDLYLYEEVSDQMAKLAEEYPDQVGLVVGGTHPSEIQSLRVRHPELYFLIPGFGAQGGDLKSIVQASGKRSLINSSRGITLSSLEEDFGEVAKKKSEEVHLQMNQLFL from the coding sequence GTGAATTTAAATCCAAGATCTAACTTCATTCAAAAATTCAATGCTCGCAGAGACCAACTAAAATCTCTATTATGTATTGGTCTCGATCCCGAATTGGAAAAGTTACCCAAAATCAGTTTGGATTCCAAAGCTCCTCTTGTCCATTTTACAGAAACTATCATTCGTTATACCCATTCTTATGCAGCGGCTTGGAAACCCAATGTGGCCTTTTTTGAAAGGTTAGGGGCAGAGGGGTATTTTGCATTAGAACATATGGTTCGTTTGATGAAAGAAGTGTCACCAGAAGTTCCCATTGTGATGGATGCCAAACGAGGGGACCTGGCCAATACTTCCAAAGAGTATGCTAAGTATTTTTTTGAAACATTGGGTGTGGATGCCTTGACGGTCAATCCATACATGGGTCGAGATAGTTTGGTTCCGTACCTAGACTTAGGTGGTTATATTTTTGTTCTCGGACTCACATCAAACCCTAGTTCACAGGACTTCCAAAAACAAAAACTTTTGGGTAAGGATCTCTACTTATATGAAGAGGTGAGTGACCAAATGGCAAAGTTAGCGGAGGAGTACCCAGACCAAGTGGGACTGGTGGTGGGAGGTACTCATCCATCTGAGATTCAGTCGTTACGGGTCCGCCATCCCGAATTGTATTTTCTGATCCCTGGGTTTGGTGCGCAAGGTGGGGATTTAAAATCGATAGTGCAAGCTTCGGGAAAACGTTCCTTGATAAATTCTTCTCGGGGAATTACTCTCAGTTCTTTAGAAGAAGATTTTGGTGAAGTAGCAAAAAAGAAATCAGAAGAAGTACATCTACAAATGAACCAACTCTTTCTCTAA
- a CDS encoding DMT family transporter, protein MGNVTLFAKLLPFPAVTIISGRALFSVLILGLFFWIRGKSVSYRSFKDFSFVFGIGILFALHWVTYFHSIQVSTVAVGMLSLFTYPVFSAILEPMFGGKRPDPFAFFLACFSFFGLFLIVPDLSWDNQMFQGVVWGVVSAVLYAIRNLLTKEMHVHYPSAQILFTQLIATSLVLLPFADGLFVMLAEPKYLVFQVVLAGVFTSLAHTIWIRSLSNLSVTTAGTLSTLSPIYGSLAAWYFLGEVPPDRLWLGGGVILFCAILEVFRKQAESGKREEEKLI, encoded by the coding sequence ATGGGGAACGTCACTTTGTTTGCCAAACTCCTTCCCTTTCCTGCTGTCACAATTATCTCTGGTCGTGCACTGTTTTCTGTTCTTATCCTTGGTTTGTTTTTTTGGATTCGGGGAAAGTCAGTCTCCTATCGCAGTTTTAAAGACTTTTCGTTTGTATTTGGGATTGGGATTTTATTTGCTCTGCATTGGGTTACGTATTTTCACTCCATCCAGGTTTCCACTGTGGCAGTGGGGATGTTGTCACTTTTCACCTATCCTGTGTTTTCTGCTATCTTAGAACCAATGTTTGGTGGAAAACGTCCCGACCCTTTTGCTTTCTTTCTCGCCTGTTTCTCTTTTTTTGGACTTTTTTTAATTGTACCTGATCTATCTTGGGACAACCAAATGTTCCAAGGAGTTGTTTGGGGAGTGGTCTCTGCAGTTCTCTATGCCATTCGCAATTTGCTTACCAAAGAAATGCATGTACATTATCCGAGTGCCCAAATTCTTTTTACCCAACTGATTGCCACAAGCCTTGTCCTCCTTCCTTTTGCGGATGGTCTTTTTGTGATGCTTGCAGAACCCAAATACCTAGTATTCCAAGTGGTTCTTGCGGGAGTGTTTACTTCTCTTGCACATACCATTTGGATTCGTAGTTTGTCCAATTTGTCTGTCACAACGGCTGGGACTTTGTCAACACTAAGTCCCATTTACGGGAGTTTGGCGGCCTGGTATTTTTTGGGAGAAGTTCCACCCGATAGGCTTTGGTTAGGTGGTGGTGTGATTCTTTTTTGTGCAATTTTAGAAGTATTTCGAAAACAAGCGGAGAGTGGGAAAAGAGAAGAGGAGAAATTGATTTAA
- a CDS encoding antibiotic biosynthesis monooxygenase family protein, giving the protein MLESLKSQGQDLLTLESLPQTTAIEIAIVECAIEDTEKYHQMRKQMLPLLQSQPGFLAWRAFRSKTREGILLDLLYWENVEDCHKAGETLQNSETGKEFFALMKQTLVFEMFERQTL; this is encoded by the coding sequence ATGTTAGAAAGTTTAAAAAGCCAAGGCCAAGATTTATTAACCCTGGAAAGTTTACCACAAACGACTGCGATTGAAATCGCCATCGTAGAATGTGCCATTGAAGATACAGAAAAATATCACCAGATGCGGAAACAAATGTTACCACTTTTGCAAAGCCAACCAGGATTTTTGGCATGGCGAGCATTCCGATCCAAAACCAGAGAAGGAATTCTTTTGGATCTTTTATACTGGGAAAATGTAGAAGATTGCCATAAGGCAGGAGAGACACTACAGAACTCAGAAACGGGAAAAGAATTTTTCGCCTTGATGAAACAGACTTTGGTCTTTGAAATGTTTGAACGGCAAACACTCTAA
- a CDS encoding RNA polymerase sigma factor, with protein MKTSSEEELNLIERARTGDRRALESLLSKVQSWIYNVIRRILLNPQEAEDHTQEVLLKIATNLAAYDPTRASFKTWAYRISINHALNGKRGRLEEITTGFSDYANELEKMPNIEIPANELSRPENLVLIEEAKASCTLGMLLCLDREQRIALILADLMGLSDRESSELLEISNEAFRKRLSRARKDLYTFMDDKCGLINEKNPCRCSKKMKSFQNNGWIDPTNPRFSMPLLRRLKEQVEELHCEYEDFKRLEYQEIFRDHPYFETPPKILEELLAKYSPKI; from the coding sequence ATGAAAACAAGTAGTGAAGAAGAACTAAACCTCATCGAAAGGGCACGGACGGGAGACCGCCGTGCTTTGGAATCTCTACTTTCCAAAGTACAATCTTGGATTTATAATGTCATTCGTCGTATTTTATTAAATCCACAGGAAGCGGAAGATCATACCCAAGAAGTGCTTCTAAAAATTGCAACGAACCTTGCCGCATATGATCCAACACGAGCCAGCTTTAAAACATGGGCCTATCGTATTTCCATAAATCACGCGTTAAATGGGAAACGAGGACGACTGGAAGAAATAACAACTGGTTTTTCGGATTACGCAAACGAACTGGAAAAAATGCCAAATATTGAAATCCCGGCAAACGAACTTTCTCGGCCAGAAAACTTAGTTTTAATAGAAGAAGCAAAGGCCTCTTGTACTTTGGGGATGTTACTTTGTTTGGACAGAGAACAACGGATCGCTCTTATTCTAGCCGACTTAATGGGACTAAGTGATCGTGAAAGTTCGGAACTACTAGAAATATCAAATGAAGCTTTTCGCAAACGATTGAGTCGAGCCAGAAAAGATCTCTATACATTTATGGATGATAAATGTGGACTCATAAATGAAAAAAATCCCTGTCGTTGTTCCAAAAAAATGAAAAGTTTTCAAAACAATGGATGGATCGATCCTACGAATCCTCGTTTTTCTATGCCACTCCTTCGCCGCCTAAAAGAACAGGTGGAAGAACTACATTGTGAATACGAAGATTTCAAAAGACTTGAGTACCAAGAAATATTTCGAGACCATCCGTATTTTGAAACTCCTCCCAAAATTTTGGAAGAGTTACTGGCAAAATACAGTCCAAAAATTTAA
- a CDS encoding DUF302 domain-containing protein, giving the protein MLGLTVHRKKSFEETIADTTEALKKEGFGVLTTIDVKNTLKEKIGVDFKRYTILGACNPGFAHKALQTADEIGLLLPCNVVVTEEKNGETKVSIFDPMTMTKLVQNPELEKIAKEVQEKLIQVIHLLHE; this is encoded by the coding sequence ATGTTAGGACTCACTGTTCACAGAAAAAAAAGTTTTGAAGAAACTATCGCCGACACAACCGAAGCCTTAAAAAAAGAAGGTTTCGGGGTTCTTACCACCATCGATGTCAAAAACACTCTCAAAGAAAAAATTGGAGTGGATTTCAAACGTTACACCATCCTTGGAGCATGTAACCCTGGTTTTGCGCACAAAGCCCTCCAAACCGCAGACGAAATTGGATTATTACTTCCCTGCAACGTAGTGGTCACCGAAGAAAAAAACGGTGAAACCAAAGTTTCCATCTTTGATCCTATGACCATGACCAAACTGGTCCAAAATCCTGAACTCGAAAAAATTGCCAAAGAAGTCCAAGAAAAACTAATCCAAGTCATCCACCTCTTACACGAATGA
- the speE gene encoding polyamine aminopropyltransferase, giving the protein MEIWYTEKLELEKGRAVSYRVTKTIESLQSPFQKIDIFETQSFGRMFTLDGVTMVTNKDEHSYHEMIAHIPMMSHPNPESVLVIGGGDGGTVREVLKHPSVKEVVLCEIDKAVVDISYKYFPECADAMKDPKVIHHYDDGAKFARDNKGRFDVILVDSSDPVGPAEVLFKEPFFRDMASALKPTGIIATQAESFWYHGDVISSLFDFIPKIFPEYGYYYTTIPTYPSGIIGFTFLSNAIDPYSVTPDPKRVPKGLKYYSPEIHKAAFVLPEFAKAYIKRKG; this is encoded by the coding sequence ATGGAGATTTGGTATACCGAAAAATTGGAATTAGAAAAAGGGCGAGCTGTGAGTTACCGGGTAACAAAAACAATCGAAAGCCTACAATCTCCGTTCCAGAAAATCGATATTTTTGAAACACAATCCTTTGGACGAATGTTTACACTTGATGGTGTAACAATGGTTACTAACAAAGATGAACATTCTTATCATGAAATGATTGCCCATATCCCAATGATGAGTCATCCCAATCCGGAATCAGTCCTTGTGATCGGTGGGGGAGACGGGGGAACCGTTCGTGAAGTTTTAAAACACCCATCTGTCAAAGAAGTTGTGTTATGCGAGATTGACAAAGCGGTTGTAGATATTAGTTATAAGTATTTTCCTGAATGTGCTGATGCAATGAAAGATCCAAAGGTAATTCATCATTATGATGACGGAGCTAAATTTGCTCGTGATAACAAAGGTCGTTTTGATGTGATCCTTGTGGATTCTAGTGATCCTGTGGGTCCTGCGGAAGTTTTATTCAAAGAGCCGTTTTTTCGAGATATGGCAAGTGCCTTAAAACCAACGGGAATCATTGCCACACAAGCAGAATCTTTTTGGTATCATGGAGATGTGATCTCTTCCCTCTTTGATTTTATTCCAAAAATTTTTCCGGAGTATGGTTACTATTACACAACCATTCCTACGTATCCTTCTGGAATCATTGGATTTACTTTTTTATCGAATGCAATTGATCCTTATTCGGTAACACCAGATCCAAAACGAGTTCCTAAAGGCCTTAAATATTACAGTCCTGAAATTCACAAAGCGGCTTTTGTTCTTCCTGAATTTGCAAAAGCTTATATCAAAAGAAAAGGCTAA